In Drechmeria coniospora strain ARSEF 6962 chromosome 03, whole genome shotgun sequence, the DNA window tacccGAAATGCGGGCAGGATGTCACAAGATGCTGAACTACAAGCGGGCTCGCCCCGGTCCCGTTGTCCTCGCTCGTCATTGTGCATTGTTATTGCCTACAATGTAGACGAACCCAAGGAACAGTTTTAAGGCAGACAAGACATGGCCAAAAAACAAGCTATATTTATCCTCTTCTAATTCACCGTCGATACAATGTCAATTGAAGAATACGTAGGCGTGTTTCTCGCCAAACCTAGAAGAAAAATGCATCCGGCCGTCATCAAGAAGCTAACAAACCAGAAGCGTAGAGTCTTAAACTTTGTTCCAGTCGGGAAGTGCCAGGGCCCCCGCCCCATAAACATGAGGCTATTCGACAGCCCAGCACTCTACCTATTAGTTATTTGCAGCTTCCGTCCTGATCCCTgcacgacctcgtcggctaCGGAGCCAGGAACTccgacctcggcgtcctcctcgatggCCCCTTGCTGAGACCCCATTGGGCGTGGAGAGTGCGCCGCCTTTCCGTGGAGTTCCATTCTCCTTTCCTGCAACGACGAAAGTTGACGCGCTCGCCACATTCATCTCATTGTCCATGGCGACGTGTGAGCTGTTCCGGTCTTCTCCCGACGCGGCTGCGAGAATGGGTCGCAGAACCAGCGAGCACCGACTGGTAGGCCTAGGGATATGGGAGTGCGAGGCCAGTGGTTGAGCTTGCGGGGCCGATGCACGACGCTGGAAATGCGAGCCGGGTTAGCTCAGCCTCGATGGCGGCAATTTTGAGCCGACGTACAGGCGATCGCTCTCCCTTGCCAACAAGTTGAATTGGTGGAGGGCTGCTCCTAGAGTCCGGTTCTTGGCCAGCAAGCCATGGCTCGCTTTTGGATTGCACCCGTCTCGAATATCGTGGGTGCTTCAGCTCAAGGAACTCGACCTCTCGCACGATTCCACACACGTGTtgtccgccatcgcccgccgATGCCTGCTAGGCATCGGAAGATGCGTCTATTGCCAGTTCAGTACCCTTCCGTTCTCACCATCGAGTCAAGCAGTCCAACGACGTACCGCCACAGTCCCCTGCAGACTTGTTCGTCGCATGCGTCTTCTTCGTCAGAGGACCAATGCCGTCGTTGTCTGACAAGTCGACCTGCCCGTGCTCTGCTGCTTCTCCGACCGGCGTCATCATCTTCACTCGAGTTCCCTCGTTTCCGGGTGACGCGATATTCCGCTTGGAATCTGGGCCCTCTCCTGGTTCAACACCTGTGACGTCGTCTGACCATTGCTGGCTGGCAGGcaggctggcggcgacggcgacgtcaccAACGTTGTCAGaggtgccgacggcacccGGCAGCGAATTGTGGCCTTCAGAAGCAGACTTGGATAGTTCCCGAGGCGTAAATTCGGGCGCAACCGGATTCAACTTGTACCCCTGCGCAGACTTAGCAATCACTCGGCCCAGCGTGCAACAGCCAGGACATACCTCCCTCGCCCGCTGCTGGGGCGCTTTGCACTCTTCGCGAGCCTGCCCCATCTCGGTACGAACCAtctcaccaccatcaccaccacctgccTCACCCTTGCCCTGCCCAACAGTGGTCGGCGCTGAGGCAGAAGCATCCGCCGCCGGGTCCGGTCGGTCGTCGATGAATTTAGCAACATCATTTGCCTTTCCGTGGGGTTGCAGGAAAACTTGCTTCGACCACAAGTCTGCGTAGCGGCCACCAGCGGCAACAAGTTCCTGATGGCTACCCTGCTCGATCAGCTCGCCGTGTTCCACAACTACAATTCGGTCGGCATTCATGATCGTCGACAGCCGGTGCCTGCTTACGTTAGCCGTTATGCCTAGCAGGTCACAGGTCAGGCTTACGCCACGATGAACGTCGTGCGTCCTCGACAGAGACTCCCGAAAGATTTCTGGATATTCTGCTCAGTATCAGTGTCCACcgcgctcgtcgcctcgtcgaggagaacaATGTCCGGCTTCTTCAAAATAGCCCTGGCGATGGCGACTCGCTGGAGTTCGCCGCCGGAAAGTTTTCTGCGGCGGTCAGCAGTGCATCTGGTAGTGGCCAGGGCATCGATCACTCACACGCCCCGCTCTCCAACTCGTGCATCGTATCCTGAATGGGGCGGGATCAGTAAAGGGCATGAATTCGGGTGGCACGCAGCTGGGCATACCATTCGTGAAGTCTTTGATCTTGTCATGAATACAGGCTGCCTTGCAAGCTTCAAACACTTCTTCGTCACTGGCCGTTATTCGGCCATACCGGACGTTGTTCATGATGGTGTCATCGAACAAGATGGGATTCTGGGGGACAATGCCGATACGATCTCGGAGGCTACGGGGCGGTGTCAGCGCGAGCTAGAGACGAATGAAGCAGTGCTACTCGCCTGAAGAGATCGACTTCGCGGATGTCCTGGCCATCGATTCGAATACAGCCATCGCTCACGTCGTAGAAGCGGCCGAGAAGCCTGAGCATCGTCGACTTGCCGGCTCCTGTGGAGCCCACAAAAGCCACCTTCTCACCTGGGGCGACGTTCAAGCTGATGTTCTTGATGGTTTCCTTTTGGCCATTGTAGCTGAAGGAAACTCGCTGGAAATCGACGTTTCCGGCAACGAACTTCAGCGGACGTGCCCCTTTTTTGTTTTCAACCGTTGGCTTCGTCTGCATAACATGGAGCAATGTCTCTGCGTCAATGAACTCGTCACTCACATCTTCAGCCAGCCGGGCAAAGAATTGAAGTGGCGAGGTGAGCTGGGCCCAGTACATGAGCAGCATGGCAAACTGTCCAGACGTTGCCTTGCCCGTTTGGATTCTGGACACTGCCAAGAAAGCGCTCACGAGCAAGCCGCAAGTGAGAACCATGGTTTGGAAGGCGACAGACATATGCCGGCTGATGGCGTACTGCTTCTCGTGCAGCCAGCGATTTGTCACCGAGTTCGCGTGCCGATTGTCCTCGTAGCCAATCTGATTGAAGGCGCTGACAGTTTGCCAGCCGAGCAATCCGGCGTGTCTAACGTTACTCTCCTGGTACAAAGCGTGGATTCGCTTGCGGCAGCCAGCTTTCGAGATGGCCACAAAACGACTGGCCATGAGAAAGAAGGTTGCTCCGGTAACGACGGTTATGAGACCTTCGTACGGGCCAAACGTGACTGACAGATACACAATGGCTACACACATGTCGATGAGCATGGGCGCCGCCTGAAGCAGGATATTTTCGACAACACTGGAGAGGGCAGTTCCGCCGAAGATGGCCGACATCATGTCGGATGAACTTTTCGAGTCGTGAAAGTCGGCAGAAAGGTGCATTATGTGAGAATATGCCGCCCGGCTGATGGAATCGCGGGAATAGTACTTCACTGGAATCCAGAGCCTCTGGCGGAGGAGCTCGATGCCCGTCTCGGACGCGGCCAGGCGCAAAGCGGCAAATACGATGACTGCGATCCACGGACTGGTTGAGTTTGTGCCGCTCAAGCTGTCCATGATGATGCCGGTCTGTCGAGGGATGAGGAGATGAAGCGCATTAGATGCAAAAATACAGAGAACAACGCCTGCTGCGTGAAGCTGGAGGGATCGGTTGCCGACAGGCCAGATGTACGGAAAGAAGAGCTGTAAGGAAGGGGTCAACTTGGAACTCGGGCGAATGTGGCGCGGTGCACTGGGCACGCGCGAGGGGGCTCTTACCATGAATTCCTTTGCGTACTCGAACCAGTTGCCGCCTTGCTTCAGGCGCCTCTGCCTGGCTTCAAGGGTTTCTCTTTCGATGCGTTCCCATGCGAATTCGGAAGAAACCGAAGCTTGGTCCGaagcggccgccgcgccgtaCTGAGTTTTGCCGGTCGTCCGAGCCTGGTCCCCGTCCACAGCCTGGGCCAATAACGACTggcgctcctcgtcgcctgcctCGACAGGTGCTTTAGGTCCGGGTGCGAGGCGTGGCGAGGCGATGAGAAGCGTAAGGGTCAATACCCTCAAGCCTACGAGCATCAGCTCGGTCATGTCGTACCTGCTAGAGGCATGGTTCGAGAGGATCGCTCTCGCCgagaggatggcgatggcggtcTCAAAGGCCAAAGCCAAGAACCAGGAACCGACAAAGGGATGGCCGACAGTTCTGCCGTGGTCGGAGAGCACGCTCGCTTGCATGCCAAATATGAGCAGGCTAGAGAAGGTGCCAACAATCAGATGGTCCTCGCGAGGCCACTGCTTCTGAGCGAAGGCATGCAGCGCATAGGTGGTTAGCTGGGCGGCGCAAGAGAAGACacagagggcgaggagggcgaggaccgCTGAACGGCTAGCGGTCTCTGGCCTTGTgacatcgtcgtccttgaAGCGCTTCAGGGTACAGACGGAGGCGAGGGACGAACAGTTGAAGTAGAGAAAGACGACAGCCGGGTACAAGTAGTACAGGGCTGGCAATCCAGCCGAGCCCGTCTCTGGAGAGGAATCCATGCAAGACGTTGCCTCCACCGAGATTGTCGGACGAGAAAGGGCCTCTCGGGCGAGTCGACTGGCGAGGTCGGATCAGGCCGGATCGGATCAGATCAGATCAGTCAGTTCAGACTAGGCGAGACGTCGCAATCCGGTGACAGTAACAGTGCTGAAGCCGAAGTCGGCGGGGTGAGGCGCCAGGGGAATGAAGGGCAACTCATACACAGGGTGCAGGATCAGGGGCCGTCAATGGCAAGGCGGAACAGAGAGAGACTTCGAAGATTATGAAGGAAGGCAGCCGGATGGCAGTGCGGCGGAATGCAGCGAGCCAGCACCAAGAGATACAGGAGGCAAAAGCGAGGAGGGAATCAGAAAGGTGCTGGTGCTTGACGTGTTTGCCGGGCAGGCGAGCAACTTCTTGCCCTACCGTAGCCGTTCTATCTTGCAAGACTCGGCTCGGATGGATGCGGCATGCAGTGCTAGGTAGGTGGGAACGTTTGTTCGCGCAGCGTCGTGTTGGGTTTGACGACACAGGCAACGGGACTGGTAGGACGAAAGACGCTGCCTGCCAGTCGGTGTACCTACTCTATATGTAAGTTGGTTGCTCCTGCTCATCCCTGGCATGCATGTCGTTGAGGCCAACAAATCTGGCAGGGGCATGTTTAATTACGGGAAGGTACATGGGCAGCCAGCCACCAGAGGCGGACGGGCTTCGGGATGCGAATTTTTGCAGGAtaatattactccgtactctgcagcACTTGGAAGTGTAAGTCTATGGTCTGCGGTACTAGATGATATGAGCGGTGATGCGTGTAAGTAGATGTATGGCTGCTGGTGCTAGCATGTACGAGTAACgcacggagaacggagggcACGTCGTACATGTTGTCGTAGCCTCACGTGCGTGATGCCTACCTTTGCACCCTCCATACCATCATGGCTCCGTGCATGTAGAGAGACAGATGCGCGCGTAACAGTGCAGGTCACGCAGGGGCGTGAAGTGATTATGGAACCAGCGCAACAAATCAACGATCGGTCAACCGCTGGGCCCTCTCCTGGCCAGATTCTCCTTCCGTTGGCCGTGGTCGCCATGGGCTTGTGACTCATCGAAGTGGTTGGTTGTAGCACGGTGCGGCGCGATCAAAGGCACGACTGAATGCCTCCTAGGCCATTGCTTGATGTTTGAACGTCCGCAAAAGCAAGCAATGGTGGCCAAGGCCTGTTCATGtgtggtactccgtatcaaGTCCTAGGATCCAGGCAGTGCGTAGTACAAGCAGGCgctaattactccgtaccgtgaCAGTAACTTGCCACCCATACGGATTacaattaatacttgcaagtatttgCTACGACGAGTACGATTACACGCAAACTGGAATACCGACCGTAGTCGATACATGCAGGCAGGCACACACACACCACCACACACACGTTGGGCCACCGACTAGTCTTTAGGAGCCAACCACTACACCTAACGGCTGCGAGCACTTCATGCAGAATCTGTACCACCAGTAATACCagcacgagtacttactccgtactgccgATACACCCCAGGGCTAGTAGAACTCATGAGCGACACGCAACATTTCCAGGTAGGCGCTTGCAATGCCTACTTCTACGATTACGTCCTGGTAGGTATACGTACATACACACTGTACATATGGAGGTGGTACTCTCCTAATACTCGTGCATAGTGCCAACCAAGCCACTTCAGCCTGACAACCGCAATTGCAACGGCGGCTGCATCTCAACTGCAGGCAATCCACTCATCGTTGTTGGATGCGGCTTTTGTGGCGACTGGGCTCCTCCGTGGCCCTCTCACGACCTCGGAAAATTGCCAAGCACAGCGGTGCCAATGTCGCGGTAGCGAATCACAGGGATCTTAGTTTACCAGCCACCTTTCGGACAAGCTTCTGGACTGGCGCGGCCAGGGATTTTCCCACCACGTCAATCCCGCACAACCCTGGATCTGGCGTGGATTGCTCGGGCTTCTGTTTCATCGttcttgtacatgcagtatattacgctgctgctgctggtctTGGGCACACCGTGCAATGGCAACAACGGGACCGGGATTCGGAGACTCAGGCTGGCCCTTTGGTGTAGTTGTGCTGTAACCTGCAAGTATCTGCACCGCAATCcagcacaagcacggagGAGTAgcgcatgtaagtactaagaGGTATGAATAGTACTTGTCGTGCCTCAGTAATatacctagtattacttgtCAAAGACAGAGTccgcatgcaagtacgtacggagtaataacggagtactccgtacatggacatgtaaTTATTACCGCAAGTATTAGCTGCCAGCCGCCAAGGGTACCTGGCCGTACGAAGTAGATGTAAGTAAGGAACATTGGTAGTAACTCAAGTGTACCAGGTACTCCGCCGTACTAACCGAGCAATACTCTTGTGTTACAATAAGAAagtgtgctgtacggagtaattacaacgAGCATGATGTGTCTGGACCAGGATGCCTGTTGCCTGAAGAATTTTCCCCTACACCATCCGATGCGCCCTGGCGTGGCGCCCGCTGCCTTCGTGCGAGACATGAGACCCAATACAAGTTCGGAACACTGCGCGTGATATGGCCCAGTCATGTTTCACCCGAATACGAGGatgagctcgccgacgtttGGAGCCGCGAAAGCATACGCGGGCAAATATCCGACAGCTACTGCGTGTTACTTACTTGCTACCACGTCGAGTACAATGTACAATTGTTTGTGGCATGCCTCCATCAAGTGAGCGGCTGCCGTACGAGTGCAGTACCAGCTTGCAGGCAATAGGACTGCAGACGTGCGTTTATCGGCCATATAAGTATGCGCGCATGTCGGGGTGCGGAGGGTTTTTAGAACAGTCACGAATCCAAGGTCCGCACTGCCTTGGGCAGATATTAATTACATGGTACTGGTCCGAAACGATGGCGGCCATCCATGCACGTCGCTGGCTCATCGCAGCTCAAGGCGCACACCGGCTGCAAGTCAACACCCATGGCGTGTCAAGtccgccacggccgtcgacctcTATCCTCGTGCAAGGCGGCGAACGAGAACAGGTTCCGAATGTGAGTCTGATGATGCCTCCCTACTAATAGGTTAGGTGCTAGTccctaggtcggtaccttctGAAAAGGATGAGAACAATGCAcggtgcactccgtagttCCTGGACGCTGTGCGTTTCCCTTTGTTTTCATGGAGATACTACGAGCAGAATTGTGTAATACTTGCTAAGCCGTACGTACCCTCGAGGCACCAAGTCCTTCTGCATGGCTTCAGGCGACGTATGATAATGCACTTAGCACATGTATTTGAATGTAGACATATAGGTGCACGAGGTAGAAAGCAAATATACCAATGAGCACTGTGCATACACGTAGAAGCGACCACACGAACAGTACTATTACTGCTCAATGCGACGTacgagtaggtgtacagtgcttgcattCGGGTGAAAGCAGGCTTAGGCAAGTCCAagaatactctgtactccgtacaagtagcaGAGATTCGCTGGTGCACTTGCGctcttgcaagtacgtactccatgcttgtacttacttgcaagtacatacagtacttttACGAGACATCGAGGCAGAATGGAGCGATGATAAGCACCAACCCCACCACATCCACCTGGTGACCACTTCCAATAACCACATCCACCTTGCTCAAGCAACTCGATCAAACAGCTCGCTACTTGCAACCAACGATTGCAGCCACGATGGACTATGTCGAGCATCGCATGGCTCACGAAGCCGTCAGAGAAGCCGCTGAGTACAGGCATCCTTCGTCACGCTCGGGCGGCCCAAACCGTTGATCCGCATCGCTAACCTGCCTTTCAGCTCCGCCGGCATTCTCACGCCCCTcaacgccatcctcgccttGATCCTCCTCTACTCGCTCCATGCGACCTTCTTCCGCGGCGCTTCCTCGTCCAACCGTTCGCTGCACCGTCCcccgccgcccgtcgtcttCCGAACCTACACGCCGCGCACCCTTCTCCCCTTCAACGGCGAGAACGACGGTCCAGTCTATTTCGCCGTTCGTGGCCGCGTCTTCGACGTCTCTCGCGGCCGCAACTTTTACGGGCCCGGAGGCCCGTACTCCAACTTTGCTGGTCGCGACGCCAGCCGCGGCCTCGCCTGCGGGAGCTTCGATGAGGAAATGCTGACAAAGGACCTCGATGGCCCGCTCGACCCTCTCGACGGGCTGGGCAGGGATGAGCTCGAGGCCCTTCAAGGCTGGGAGGAGAGGTTCCTGGAGAAGTACGACGTTGTCGGCAAGCTGGTATCTGCTCACGAGTATGGAGAAAGCACCGGCCCCAAGTAGAGTATCGGACCGCGCATGCCAGCGAGCGTTGCGGCTGGTTGTATTGAAGAACAGAACATGGTGACATGTGCAAACTGCGTCCCAATCCGAAACTGGTGAACCCTCATCTGGCAGAATTGGCTTAACAACGCACGTCACTCCAAGCACATCATATGTGTATATCCCAACTCCATGCGATGGATGCACCTCGGAACAATATCGGCAGTCAAAAAGACAAAGGAAAGCGGAAGAGAAAGGGGAGGGAAAGGGCCCAGCCAAATGGGAAACGATTGATATACCACCCACGCGCAAGGAAATCCCATCATCTCACTTGTCCATCTGCAGAACCGTCGCTGCCAGGCGCAAAATGGTCGCCGTTTTGGCTATGATGCGACGAGCGAGGACCCAATCCCCTGCCTCCACAGGGTCACGGATCGCCGGGAAGAAGGCTTCGTCGTCCCCGGACCAAAGCTGGGGACCGAAGACGACGTGCTTGAATTGCGTCCGGTTTGGGATCTGCATGTCATCGTCAGCGGCTTCTTCCTCTCCTGCGGTCGGGGGCCGACAActcacgccgccgccaagctcTAGATCCAACAGCGCCGTCTCGAACGCGGCCATCTTATCGTTGTATACCATGCGAGACGCCCCCAGTTCGTCCGCTTTCCATCTGCGGCCCTGAAGCATCTGGCGGTCCCACTCGAGCTCCCACTTTTCAAACGTCTCGGCATTCATCTTCACCAAGGTGACGGCATCTTCGAGCTCATGCAGCGGCAACTTCGAACTCTCGTCCTTGTCGCCCCCCTTGCTCTTGATCCACTTGCCCAGCTCCTCCACCCAATGCCTGAGAGCCTCGGCGTAGTTGACCAGGTCGAATGGGAGGATGGCGCGGTCGGCCAGGTCCAGCATGATCAAGCCCACCACTTGGCCCATCAGTGTATGGTGCACAAAACCAGGATCGATTACTTTTTCCACGAGGTCGAAATTGTCGTAGCTCGAGTGGCTCGGAAACCTCTCGCCCGTGAACTTGAGGTCCAGCGAGCTCGTTCCTGCAATGTCCTGGAAGGCAACGTAGTCGCCTCTGGCGCCCGGCCCGCCCATCCGTCCATTCGGCGGGTTCCAGGCTTGCCGAAGGGTGGCATTGGTATTGGGATCGGTGACCCTGCTCAGCGCGCGAAGCAGCGCCTTTTgcagcgccggcgagccTGTGGCGCGGAA includes these proteins:
- a CDS encoding heavy metal tolerance protein, which codes for MDSSPETGSAGLPALYYLYPAVVFLYFNCSSLASVCTLKRFKDDDVTRPETASRSAVLALLALCVFSCAAQLTTYALHAFAQKQWPREDHLIVGTFSSLLIFGMQASVLSDHGRTVGHPFVGSWFLALAFETAIAILSARAILSNHASSRYDMTELMLVGLRVLTLTLLIASPRLAPGPKAPVEAGDEERQSLLAQAVDGDQARTTGKTQYGAAAASDQASVSSEFAWERIERETLEARQRRLKQGGNWFEYAKEFMVRAPSRVPSAPRHIRPSSKLTPSLQLFFPYIWPVGNRSLQLHAAGVVLCIFASNALHLLIPRQTGIIMDSLSGTNSTSPWIAVIVFAALRLAASETGIELLRQRLWIPVKYYSRDSISRAAYSHIMHLSADFHDSKSSSDMMSAIFGGTALSSVVENILLQAAPMLIDMCVAIVYLSVTFGPYEGLITVVTGATFFLMASRFVAISKAGCRKRIHALYQESNVRHAGLLGWQTVSAFNQIGYEDNRHANSVTNRWLHEKQYAISRHMSVAFQTMVLTCGLLVSAFLAVSRIQTGKATSGQFAMLLMYWAQLTSPLQFFARLAEDVSDEFIDAETLLHVMQTKPTVENKKGARPLKFVAGNVDFQRVSFSYNGQKETIKNISLNVAPGEKVAFVGSTGAGKSTMLRLLGRFYDLALTPPRSLRDRIGIVPQNPILFDDTIMNNVRYGRITASDEEVFEACKAACIHDKIKDFTNGYDARVGERGVKLSGGELQRVAIARAILKKPDIVLLDEATSAVDTDTEQNIQKSFGSLCRGRTTFIVAHRLSTIMNADRIVVVEHGELIEQGSHQELVAAGGRYADLWSKQVFLQPHGKANDVAKFIDDRPDPAADASASAPTTVGQGKGEAGGGDGGEMVRTEMGQAREECKAPQQRAREGYKLNPVAPEFTPRELSKSASEGHNSLPGAVGTSDNVGDVAVAASLPASQQWSDDVTGVEPGEGPDSKRNIASPGNEGTRVKMMTPVGEAAEHGQVDLSDNDGIGPLTKKTHATNKSAGDCGDASSDA
- a CDS encoding membrane-associated progesterone receptor component 1 → MDYVEHRMAHEAVREAADSAGILTPLNAILALILLYSLHATFFRGASSSNRSLHRPPPPVVFRTYTPRTLLPFNGENDGPVYFAVRGRVFDVSRGRNFYGPGGPYSNFAGRDASRGLACGSFDEEMLTKDLDGPLDPLDGLGRDELEALQGWEERFLEKYDVVGKLVSAHEYGESTGPK